From Chryseobacterium sp. IHB B 17019, one genomic window encodes:
- a CDS encoding PAS domain-containing sensor histidine kinase has translation MESAKLLQAIIETAIDGIITIDNRGRIESLNPSALKIFGYEEEEELIGKNISILMPEPDKSRHDGYLHHYQSTGEKKIIGKGREVKGLRKDGSQFPFRLAVSEVQYQDRIIYTGFIHDLSKEKEAEESLKRYAGELEELVENRTKSLKKMLHELELAKEEANISLEKEKYLNKMKSRFVSMASHEFRTPLSSMQLSAVLIEKYLQTSDNIQILKHLHKIKNAIASLNSILNDFLSLEKLDTGIVKPHFDSFDIVKFSEELTDEMQLITKEDQIIIYQHTGSESEINLDQNLLRNCLMNLMSNAIKYSGEHTLIEFSTEINEDRYVFSVKDNGIGIPEEDQSGLFQAFFRAHNTGNIPGTGLGLNIVQRYVNLMNGRIHFESKSGERTEFTLAFQKNSDNSTPI, from the coding sequence ATGGAAAGTGCCAAACTATTGCAGGCCATTATTGAAACGGCTATTGACGGTATTATAACTATTGATAACAGGGGGAGAATAGAAAGTCTGAATCCCTCTGCATTAAAAATTTTCGGATATGAAGAAGAAGAAGAATTAATAGGGAAAAATATTTCAATATTAATGCCTGAGCCGGATAAAAGCCGACACGATGGTTATCTGCATCATTATCAAAGTACGGGTGAAAAAAAGATCATCGGAAAGGGCAGGGAAGTTAAAGGATTAAGAAAAGACGGGTCACAATTTCCTTTCAGGCTTGCCGTAAGCGAAGTGCAATATCAGGACAGAATAATTTATACAGGCTTTATCCATGATCTTTCCAAAGAAAAAGAGGCGGAAGAATCTCTTAAAAGGTATGCCGGTGAACTTGAAGAATTAGTAGAAAACAGGACCAAATCCCTGAAGAAGATGCTTCATGAACTGGAACTGGCAAAGGAAGAGGCCAACATATCACTGGAAAAAGAAAAATATCTTAACAAAATGAAAAGTCGTTTTGTGTCCATGGCATCACACGAATTCCGAACTCCTTTAAGTTCTATGCAGCTTTCTGCCGTACTTATTGAAAAATATCTTCAAACTTCAGACAATATCCAAATATTAAAACATCTTCATAAGATAAAAAATGCAATTGCCAGTCTGAATTCCATTCTCAATGATTTTCTTTCCTTAGAAAAATTGGATACTGGGATTGTAAAACCTCATTTTGACTCATTTGATATTGTTAAGTTTTCAGAAGAACTTACTGATGAAATGCAGCTTATAACCAAAGAAGATCAAATTATTATCTATCAGCACACAGGATCAGAAAGTGAAATAAATCTCGATCAAAACTTATTAAGAAATTGTTTAATGAACTTAATGAGCAATGCCATAAAATATTCGGGAGAACATACGTTGATTGAATTCTCTACAGAAATAAATGAAGACAGGTATGTATTTTCCGTAAAAGATAATGGAATAGGAATACCTGAGGAAGATCAATCCGGCCTTTTTCAGGCTTTTTTCAGAGCCCATAATACAGGAAATATTCCCGGAACAGGATTAGGTCTTAATATTGTGCAGCGGTATGTAAATCTTATGAATGGCAGGATCCATTTTGAAAGTAAATCAGGCGAAAGAACCGAGTTTACCTTAGCATTCCAGAAAAATTCAGATAATAGTACTCCAATTTAG
- a CDS encoding response regulator codes for MEKTRILIIEDNDDIRESTSEILQLASYEVFQASNGKQGVELAIKHIPDVILCDIMMPELDGYGVLHLLGKREDTALIPFIFITAKTDRVEIRKGIEMGADDYLTKPFDDIELLSAIESRLKKKERQKSLYSNILTQMTNLFHGSHGLDELKKSFDERKVKSFKKKQIIYYEGDTANAVYLIISGSVKTTKMTEDGKELMTAVYGPEEYFGITSLFAGKEYKETAEVLEDATLCSVPREVIDQLLYKYPDVAEKFIKILAQNVITHEEQLLQLAYFSVRKRMAEVLLKLHAKHPHAENFEVSRENLASMAGMAIETVSRILSDFKEENLIDRSAGKITILDALRLQKLKN; via the coding sequence ATGGAAAAAACACGCATATTGATAATCGAAGATAATGACGATATCCGCGAAAGCACTTCGGAAATCCTTCAGCTTGCCAGTTATGAAGTATTTCAGGCTTCTAATGGTAAACAGGGAGTAGAGCTGGCTATTAAACATATCCCGGATGTGATATTATGCGATATTATGATGCCGGAACTTGACGGATATGGGGTTTTGCATCTTTTAGGCAAAAGAGAAGATACTGCGCTCATACCTTTTATTTTTATAACCGCAAAAACAGACCGTGTAGAAATCCGAAAAGGAATAGAAATGGGTGCGGATGACTATCTTACTAAACCTTTTGATGATATAGAACTTCTCAGTGCTATTGAAAGCCGATTAAAAAAGAAAGAACGTCAGAAAAGCCTTTACAGCAATATTCTTACTCAAATGACCAATTTATTTCATGGTTCACACGGACTTGATGAATTAAAGAAATCTTTTGATGAACGAAAAGTGAAATCCTTTAAAAAGAAGCAAATTATATATTACGAGGGAGATACTGCAAATGCTGTCTACTTAATTATATCCGGTTCAGTAAAAACAACAAAAATGACCGAAGACGGGAAAGAGCTTATGACAGCAGTCTACGGCCCGGAAGAATATTTTGGAATCACTTCCTTATTTGCCGGAAAAGAATATAAAGAGACGGCTGAAGTATTGGAAGATGCCACCTTATGCTCAGTTCCCAGAGAAGTTATTGATCAATTACTGTATAAATATCCTGATGTGGCAGAAAAATTCATCAAAATTCTTGCACAAAATGTTATTACCCACGAAGAACAGTTATTGCAGCTTGCTTATTTTTCTGTAAGAAAAAGAATGGCAGAAGTACTGCTTAAACTTCATGCAAAGCATCCTCACGCCGAAAATTTTGAAGTTTCAAGAGAAAACCTTGCTTCTATGGCCGGAATGGCTATTGAAACGGTAAGCAGAATTCTCAGTGATTTTAAAGAAGAAAATTTAATAGACAGGAGTGCCGGGAAGATTACCATACTTGATGCTTTAAGACTTCAAAAGCTTAAAAACTAA
- a CDS encoding universal stress protein, translating to MRTIVVPTDYSKPARNAAFYALYLANALKCNIDLCHAFALPVDSPMLGQTAWALYEYPALQDENSKELKKLAKSLENKAKTLWGDEAFPFHPTIQQICEGSDVVQLVNSTAADNKTLLIVMGMQGAGMLTRFIFGSNSIKMIKNTQHPLLLIPQNHQYKGLKKIAFATDLNKKDIKTAQSLIKFADYFDAELLITHIIQSNNDVIEDTAYEHKKELFLKNLDGKICYNCIYSENIDYGLEILKNKDIDMLIMGHHYRGFFDGFIQGSHAVRQANELEIPLLIIPEGGHIYF from the coding sequence ATGAGAACTATTGTAGTACCTACAGACTATTCAAAACCAGCGAGAAATGCTGCATTTTATGCACTTTATCTGGCTAATGCTCTAAAGTGTAATATTGATTTGTGCCATGCCTTTGCACTGCCGGTTGATAGTCCTATGCTTGGACAGACTGCGTGGGCCTTATATGAATATCCTGCGTTGCAGGACGAAAATAGCAAAGAGCTGAAAAAGCTGGCAAAAAGCCTGGAAAATAAAGCAAAAACCTTATGGGGAGATGAGGCTTTCCCTTTTCATCCTACCATCCAGCAGATCTGTGAAGGGAGTGATGTTGTCCAGCTGGTCAATAGTACAGCCGCTGATAATAAAACCTTATTAATTGTAATGGGAATGCAGGGAGCCGGAATGCTTACCCGTTTTATTTTTGGAAGCAACAGCATTAAGATGATTAAAAATACACAGCATCCGCTTCTGTTAATTCCTCAAAATCATCAATATAAAGGATTAAAAAAGATCGCTTTTGCAACAGATCTTAATAAGAAGGATATAAAGACCGCCCAATCTTTAATAAAGTTTGCAGATTACTTTGACGCTGAACTTCTGATTACCCATATCATTCAGAGTAATAATGATGTGATAGAAGACACAGCGTATGAGCACAAAAAAGAATTGTTTTTAAAAAATCTTGATGGCAAAATTTGCTATAACTGTATTTACAGCGAAAATATAGATTATGGTTTAGAAATACTAAAAAATAAAGATATTGACATGCTGATCATGGGACATCATTACAGAGGTTTTTTTGATGGGTTTATCCAGGGCAGCCATGCCGTAAGACAGGCAAATGAATTGGAAATTCCATTATTAATCATTCCTGAAGGTGGGCATATTTATTTTTAA
- a CDS encoding L,D-transpeptidase family protein yields the protein MKALLTFTTSLFCAVMLLAQDLKTSNPITSLLAENTNLTKLHYPQSVIRFYAKNNTEYAWFDAGEKSGQSELAMLLLEYSYRFGLSLSDYHLDVISLEKLRKLRDKPTETTQKEKAMFDILMTDALITFINNLHFGKYNPSYSSSYIDTNDIKEFRAENVLQYARQHVDFLKVIVDVQPTIKAYTDFQDYLNALYAENDCITPQSETQKIIINMERLRWINNQNIPYILVNIPSYTLEFHQKDSVSDFKVIIGKPSTKTPVLESNINYFTTAPDWKVPQGIFVKEMLPKILKNSSYLADHHYSVYDKHGNEVEITSSKLKEIRQNPYKYSIRQSSGCDNALGAVVFRFENSYGVYLHDTSQKQLFNKSERALSHGCIRVENAKELASLILKNDGSKNLIPNLENAMAEYKRKDFVLKQPVPIIITYLTRLIKDGKPIFYKDIYHFDDSLENKFNQNKY from the coding sequence ATGAAAGCTTTATTAACCTTCACAACGAGTCTTTTCTGCGCAGTGATGCTACTGGCTCAGGATTTGAAAACGAGTAACCCGATTACTTCCTTACTTGCAGAAAATACTAACCTCACAAAACTGCATTATCCTCAATCGGTGATCCGCTTTTATGCAAAAAATAATACTGAATATGCATGGTTCGATGCCGGAGAAAAGTCGGGTCAGTCTGAACTGGCGATGCTATTGCTGGAGTATTCCTATCGTTTTGGATTGTCACTATCTGACTATCATCTGGATGTTATTTCTCTGGAAAAATTAAGAAAGCTGAGAGATAAACCCACAGAAACGACTCAAAAAGAAAAAGCAATGTTTGATATTCTCATGACAGATGCTCTTATTACTTTCATTAATAACCTTCATTTTGGAAAATATAATCCTTCCTACAGTTCATCCTATATTGATACAAATGATATTAAAGAATTTCGCGCAGAGAATGTACTGCAGTATGCCAGACAGCATGTAGATTTTCTTAAGGTGATCGTTGATGTTCAGCCTACAATCAAAGCGTATACAGACTTTCAGGATTATTTGAATGCACTTTATGCAGAAAATGATTGTATAACGCCCCAATCGGAAACACAAAAAATCATCATTAATATGGAGCGTCTCAGATGGATTAATAACCAAAATATCCCGTATATTTTAGTAAATATTCCTTCTTATACGTTAGAATTTCACCAAAAAGACAGTGTATCTGATTTTAAAGTTATTATAGGAAAACCGTCAACCAAAACTCCGGTTTTGGAAAGCAATATTAATTATTTTACAACAGCCCCCGACTGGAAGGTTCCTCAAGGCATATTCGTGAAAGAAATGCTGCCGAAAATCCTGAAAAACAGCAGTTATCTGGCAGATCACCACTATTCAGTTTATGATAAACATGGTAATGAGGTGGAAATAACTTCATCTAAATTAAAAGAAATCCGTCAAAATCCCTACAAATATAGCATAAGACAATCTTCGGGATGTGATAATGCATTAGGAGCGGTGGTTTTTAGATTTGAGAACTCTTATGGAGTATATCTTCATGATACTTCTCAGAAACAATTGTTTAATAAAAGCGAGAGGGCTTTGAGCCACGGTTGCATTCGTGTTGAAAATGCAAAAGAACTCGCATCTCTGATCTTGAAAAATGATGGATCTAAAAATCTGATCCCCAATTTAGAAAATGCAATGGCTGAGTACAAAAGAAAAGATTTTGTTTTGAAACAGCCGGTTCCTATCATCATTACTTATCTGACCCGCCTAATAAAAGACGGAAAACCGATATTCTATAAAGATATTTACCATTTTGATGATTCGCTCGAAAATAAATTTAACCAAAATAAATATTAA
- a CDS encoding Hsp20/alpha crystallin family protein — translation MKALEKNNPSNESYSLESLLEDFWKNDDPANQPMKTEPTVNIIDKNGVYKIKVSAPGFKKKDFKVSVEDGSLIISAETGAEKKEEKENYVRKEFSASSFTRSFRLPASISLGHIKANYKGGLLNITISKTNLDKKEVKEIKIR, via the coding sequence ATGAAAGCTCTAGAAAAAAACAATCCATCAAATGAATCTTACTCATTAGAATCTCTTCTGGAGGATTTTTGGAAGAATGATGATCCGGCTAATCAGCCGATGAAAACTGAGCCAACAGTTAACATTATTGATAAAAATGGTGTCTATAAGATAAAAGTTTCAGCTCCGGGATTTAAGAAAAAAGATTTCAAAGTATCCGTTGAAGACGGATCACTGATCATCAGTGCCGAAACCGGTGCCGAGAAAAAAGAAGAAAAAGAAAATTATGTAAGAAAAGAATTTTCAGCTTCCTCATTTACCCGCAGCTTCCGTTTACCTGCTAGTATTAGTTTAGGCCATATAAAAGCCAATTATAAAGGTGGATTATTAAATATTACTATTAGTAAAACTAATCTGGATAAAAAAGAAGTAAAAGAGATCAAAATACGCTAA